One stretch of Scophthalmus maximus strain ysfricsl-2021 chromosome 12, ASM2237912v1, whole genome shotgun sequence DNA includes these proteins:
- the chpt1 gene encoding cholinephosphotransferase 1, giving the protein MPHFLWPEPLSPAQLKRLEEHKYSAAGRSLFEPPCQVYWNWLVQQIPTWVAPNTLTIVGLLVNIISTVVLVYYCPTATEEAPCWAFLLSALGLFIYQSLDAIDGKQARRTNSSSALGELFDHGCDAVSTVFVALGTCISCGIGRYSDWIFFCGFIGMFMFFCAHWQTYVSGTLRFGLVDVTEVQFAIMAMYLISAFGGVSLWQATLPIIGLKLYVFPIIGIIGGALYSCYNYFNVILNGGVGKNGSTVADTSVLSPGLHIGLILTLAFIIFKKSSSLLFEHHPCLYLLTFGMVIAKISNKLVVAHMTKSELHLPDTAFIGPGLLFLNQYFNSFIDEHIVLWIAMVLSFLDLTRYCTGVCLQIAGHLRIHVFSITSPPSHTHRD; this is encoded by the exons atgccaCACTTCCTGTGGCCGGAGCCGCTGTCCCCGGCGCAGCTCAAGCGGCTGGAGGAGCACAAGTACAGCGCCGCCGGCCGCTCGCTGTTCGAGCCCCCGTGTCAGGTCTACTGGAACTGGCTCGTCCAGCAGATTCCGACGTGGGTGGCGCCGAACACGCTGACCATCGTCGGGCTGCTGGTCAACATCATCTCCACGGTGGTGCTCGTGTATTATTGTCCCACGGCAACAGAGGAG GCTCCGTGCTGGGCCTTCCTCCTGAGCGCTCTCGGCCTGTTCATCTACCAGTCTCTGGACGCCATTGATGGGAAACAGGCGCGGCGGACAAACAGCAGCTCAGCACTCGGGGAGCTCTTCGACCACGGCTGCGATGCCGTTTCCACAG TGTTTGTTGCTCTTGGAACATGTATCTCATGTGGGATCGGAAGATACTCGGACTGGATCTTCTTCTGTGGCTTCATCGGGATGTTCATGTTCTTCTGTGCCCACTGGCAGACCTACGTGTCCGGGACCCTCCGCTTTGGCCT GGTCGACGTCACAGAGGTGCAGTTCGCCATCATGGCCATGTACTTGATTTCGGCATTCGGAGGCGTGAGCCTTTGGCAAGCTACG TTGCCCATCATTGGACTGAAGCTGTACGTCTTCCCCATCATCGGCATCATCGGGGGCGCCCTCTACTCCTGCTACAACTACTTCAACGTCATCTTGAATGGAGGCGTTGGCAAAAATGGCTCCACTGTGGCT GACACCAGCGTGCTAAGTCCTGGTCTGCACATCGGCCTCATCCTCACCTTGGCCTTCATCATTTTCAAGAAGTCTTCCAGCCTCCTGTTTGAGCACCACCCCTGTCTGTACCTACTCACCTTTGGCATGGTCATCGCCAAGATCTCCAACAAACTGGTG GTAGCGCACATGACCAAGAGTGAGCTGCACCTTCCTGACACAGCCTTCATAGGCCccggcctcctcttcctcaaccaGTACTTCAACAGCTTTATAGACGAGCACATTGTGCTCTGGATTGCCATG GTCCTCTCTTTTCTGGATCTGACGCGCTACTGCACAGGCGTGTGCCTCCAGATCGCCGGCCACCTGCGCATCCACGTCTTCAGCATCACGTCGCCGCCGAGCCACACCCACCGCGACTGA